A genomic segment from Eriocheir sinensis breed Jianghai 21 chromosome 46, ASM2467909v1, whole genome shotgun sequence encodes:
- the LOC126981002 gene encoding WSC domain-containing protein 1-like isoform X2, giving the protein MGASGEAMINLKRFLCPVVVVVAITCLVLLYFSSFRQSGVTTMSEEVSKNNDTGGGAVTDMMRLLHGSVERVLVDGQLPVDPWEEKSMRLWGSDPHGSPCSKYKTRFGKRLPPVWLASFAGSGNTWTRYLLEAASGVFTGSIYRDKRLIDKGYLGENDDVTSKRTLVQKIHEIPPCTLKDNMCPENNRTIPTVLLLRNPANLVPYGRGGCGAMIECFKQSIILVQATNPSSHSAILAYYKLMESKSHVKQIPVSDFESKSFRSFVSKNIRYWTELALDRLLWTEAPLYVMHYERLVQEPIKELTALLAFLGVPWDEGRMECIASHLDGSFKRKGNAAFDPYTAEEKAAMAIEAAAVNRTLLMMGYPPLPTYH; this is encoded by the exons ATGGGAGCTTCTG GAGAGGCAATGATCAACCTGAAGCGGTTTTTATgcccagtggtggtggtagtcgccATCACCTGTCTGGTACTGCTTTATTTCTCAAG CTTCCGTCAGTCTGGCGTCACCACAATGAGTGAAGAAGTCTCGAAGAACAACGACACAG GTGGAGGGGCGGTGACGGATATGATGCGCCTCCTTCACGGCAGCGTTGAGAGAGTGcttg TTGACGGTCAGCTGCCTGTGGACCCTTGGGAGGAGAAGTCGATGAGACTCTGGGGCAGCGATCCTCACGGGAGCCCGTGTTCCAAGTACAAAACAAG GTTCGGGAAACGGCTACCGCCGGTGTGGCTGGCTTCGTTCGCTGGCTCTGGCAACACCTGGACGCGCTACCTACTAGAGGCGGCGTCGGGCGTCTTCACCGGCTCCATCTACCGGGACAAGAGGCTCATTGATAAAG GTTATCTTGGAGAGAATGATGATGTTACCAGCAAGCGAACCCTTGTGCAGAAAATACACGAGATTCCACCATGCACGCTCAAGGACAACATGTGCCCGGAAAACAACCGAACGATCCCCACCGTCCTGCTGCTCAGGAATCCGGCCAA CTTGGTGCCTTATGGCCGCGGTGGTTGCGGCGCcatgatcgaatgtttcaaacaATCAATTATTCTAGTCCAAGCAACTAACCCTTCCTCCCACAGTGCCATCTTGGCATACTACAAGTTGATGGAAAGCAAAAGTCACGTAAAGCAGATCCCAGTCTCTGACTTTGAAAGCAAAT CGTTCCGCTCCTTTGTGAGCAAAAACATACGGTATTGGACGGAGCTGGCCCTGGACCGCCTTCTGTGGACCGAAGCGCCGCTGTACGTGATGCACTACGAACGTCTGGTGCAGGAGCCCATCAAGGAGCTCACcgccctcctcgccttcctcgg GGTGCCTTGGGACGAGGGCAGGATGGAGTGCATCGCCTCACACTTGGACGGCAGCTTCAAAAGGAAAGGCAACGCGGCCTTCGACCCCTATACCGCCGAGGAGAAGGCGGCGATGGCGATAGAGGCGGCAGCTGTCAACAGGACCCTCCTGATGATGGGCTACCCACCCCTTCCGACCTACCACTGA
- the LOC126981002 gene encoding WSC domain-containing protein 1-like isoform X1 — protein MTTARGEAMINLKRFLCPVVVVVAITCLVLLYFSSFRQSGVTTMSEEVSKNNDTGGGAVTDMMRLLHGSVERVLVDGQLPVDPWEEKSMRLWGSDPHGSPCSKYKTRFGKRLPPVWLASFAGSGNTWTRYLLEAASGVFTGSIYRDKRLIDKGYLGENDDVTSKRTLVQKIHEIPPCTLKDNMCPENNRTIPTVLLLRNPANLVPYGRGGCGAMIECFKQSIILVQATNPSSHSAILAYYKLMESKSHVKQIPVSDFESKSFRSFVSKNIRYWTELALDRLLWTEAPLYVMHYERLVQEPIKELTALLAFLGVPWDEGRMECIASHLDGSFKRKGNAAFDPYTAEEKAAMAIEAAAVNRTLLMMGYPPLPTYH, from the exons ATGACGACGGCAAGAG GAGAGGCAATGATCAACCTGAAGCGGTTTTTATgcccagtggtggtggtagtcgccATCACCTGTCTGGTACTGCTTTATTTCTCAAG CTTCCGTCAGTCTGGCGTCACCACAATGAGTGAAGAAGTCTCGAAGAACAACGACACAG GTGGAGGGGCGGTGACGGATATGATGCGCCTCCTTCACGGCAGCGTTGAGAGAGTGcttg TTGACGGTCAGCTGCCTGTGGACCCTTGGGAGGAGAAGTCGATGAGACTCTGGGGCAGCGATCCTCACGGGAGCCCGTGTTCCAAGTACAAAACAAG GTTCGGGAAACGGCTACCGCCGGTGTGGCTGGCTTCGTTCGCTGGCTCTGGCAACACCTGGACGCGCTACCTACTAGAGGCGGCGTCGGGCGTCTTCACCGGCTCCATCTACCGGGACAAGAGGCTCATTGATAAAG GTTATCTTGGAGAGAATGATGATGTTACCAGCAAGCGAACCCTTGTGCAGAAAATACACGAGATTCCACCATGCACGCTCAAGGACAACATGTGCCCGGAAAACAACCGAACGATCCCCACCGTCCTGCTGCTCAGGAATCCGGCCAA CTTGGTGCCTTATGGCCGCGGTGGTTGCGGCGCcatgatcgaatgtttcaaacaATCAATTATTCTAGTCCAAGCAACTAACCCTTCCTCCCACAGTGCCATCTTGGCATACTACAAGTTGATGGAAAGCAAAAGTCACGTAAAGCAGATCCCAGTCTCTGACTTTGAAAGCAAAT CGTTCCGCTCCTTTGTGAGCAAAAACATACGGTATTGGACGGAGCTGGCCCTGGACCGCCTTCTGTGGACCGAAGCGCCGCTGTACGTGATGCACTACGAACGTCTGGTGCAGGAGCCCATCAAGGAGCTCACcgccctcctcgccttcctcgg GGTGCCTTGGGACGAGGGCAGGATGGAGTGCATCGCCTCACACTTGGACGGCAGCTTCAAAAGGAAAGGCAACGCGGCCTTCGACCCCTATACCGCCGAGGAGAAGGCGGCGATGGCGATAGAGGCGGCAGCTGTCAACAGGACCCTCCTGATGATGGGCTACCCACCCCTTCCGACCTACCACTGA
- the LOC126981002 gene encoding WSC domain-containing protein 1-like isoform X6 has protein sequence MSEEVSKNNDTGGGAVTDMMRLLHGSVERVLVDGQLPVDPWEEKSMRLWGSDPHGSPCSKYKTRFGKRLPPVWLASFAGSGNTWTRYLLEAASGVFTGSIYRDKRLIDKGYLGENDDVTSKRTLVQKIHEIPPCTLKDNMCPENNRTIPTVLLLRNPANLVPYGRGGCGAMIECFKQSIILVQATNPSSHSAILAYYKLMESKSHVKQIPVSDFESKSFRSFVSKNIRYWTELALDRLLWTEAPLYVMHYERLVQEPIKELTALLAFLGVPWDEGRMECIASHLDGSFKRKGNAAFDPYTAEEKAAMAIEAAAVNRTLLMMGYPPLPTYH, from the exons ATGAGTGAAGAAGTCTCGAAGAACAACGACACAG GTGGAGGGGCGGTGACGGATATGATGCGCCTCCTTCACGGCAGCGTTGAGAGAGTGcttg TTGACGGTCAGCTGCCTGTGGACCCTTGGGAGGAGAAGTCGATGAGACTCTGGGGCAGCGATCCTCACGGGAGCCCGTGTTCCAAGTACAAAACAAG GTTCGGGAAACGGCTACCGCCGGTGTGGCTGGCTTCGTTCGCTGGCTCTGGCAACACCTGGACGCGCTACCTACTAGAGGCGGCGTCGGGCGTCTTCACCGGCTCCATCTACCGGGACAAGAGGCTCATTGATAAAG GTTATCTTGGAGAGAATGATGATGTTACCAGCAAGCGAACCCTTGTGCAGAAAATACACGAGATTCCACCATGCACGCTCAAGGACAACATGTGCCCGGAAAACAACCGAACGATCCCCACCGTCCTGCTGCTCAGGAATCCGGCCAA CTTGGTGCCTTATGGCCGCGGTGGTTGCGGCGCcatgatcgaatgtttcaaacaATCAATTATTCTAGTCCAAGCAACTAACCCTTCCTCCCACAGTGCCATCTTGGCATACTACAAGTTGATGGAAAGCAAAAGTCACGTAAAGCAGATCCCAGTCTCTGACTTTGAAAGCAAAT CGTTCCGCTCCTTTGTGAGCAAAAACATACGGTATTGGACGGAGCTGGCCCTGGACCGCCTTCTGTGGACCGAAGCGCCGCTGTACGTGATGCACTACGAACGTCTGGTGCAGGAGCCCATCAAGGAGCTCACcgccctcctcgccttcctcgg GGTGCCTTGGGACGAGGGCAGGATGGAGTGCATCGCCTCACACTTGGACGGCAGCTTCAAAAGGAAAGGCAACGCGGCCTTCGACCCCTATACCGCCGAGGAGAAGGCGGCGATGGCGATAGAGGCGGCAGCTGTCAACAGGACCCTCCTGATGATGGGCTACCCACCCCTTCCGACCTACCACTGA
- the LOC126981002 gene encoding WSC domain-containing protein 1-like isoform X3, whose protein sequence is MILFRLRVFSVCFRPAACILQPHRYDDGKSFRQSGVTTMSEEVSKNNDTGGGAVTDMMRLLHGSVERVLVDGQLPVDPWEEKSMRLWGSDPHGSPCSKYKTRFGKRLPPVWLASFAGSGNTWTRYLLEAASGVFTGSIYRDKRLIDKGYLGENDDVTSKRTLVQKIHEIPPCTLKDNMCPENNRTIPTVLLLRNPANLVPYGRGGCGAMIECFKQSIILVQATNPSSHSAILAYYKLMESKSHVKQIPVSDFESKSFRSFVSKNIRYWTELALDRLLWTEAPLYVMHYERLVQEPIKELTALLAFLGVPWDEGRMECIASHLDGSFKRKGNAAFDPYTAEEKAAMAIEAAAVNRTLLMMGYPPLPTYH, encoded by the exons ATGATTCTCTTTCGTCTCCGGGTATTCAGTGTTTGCTTTCGTCCTGCTGCGTGTATTCTTCAGCCTCATCGGTATGACGACGGCAAGAG CTTCCGTCAGTCTGGCGTCACCACAATGAGTGAAGAAGTCTCGAAGAACAACGACACAG GTGGAGGGGCGGTGACGGATATGATGCGCCTCCTTCACGGCAGCGTTGAGAGAGTGcttg TTGACGGTCAGCTGCCTGTGGACCCTTGGGAGGAGAAGTCGATGAGACTCTGGGGCAGCGATCCTCACGGGAGCCCGTGTTCCAAGTACAAAACAAG GTTCGGGAAACGGCTACCGCCGGTGTGGCTGGCTTCGTTCGCTGGCTCTGGCAACACCTGGACGCGCTACCTACTAGAGGCGGCGTCGGGCGTCTTCACCGGCTCCATCTACCGGGACAAGAGGCTCATTGATAAAG GTTATCTTGGAGAGAATGATGATGTTACCAGCAAGCGAACCCTTGTGCAGAAAATACACGAGATTCCACCATGCACGCTCAAGGACAACATGTGCCCGGAAAACAACCGAACGATCCCCACCGTCCTGCTGCTCAGGAATCCGGCCAA CTTGGTGCCTTATGGCCGCGGTGGTTGCGGCGCcatgatcgaatgtttcaaacaATCAATTATTCTAGTCCAAGCAACTAACCCTTCCTCCCACAGTGCCATCTTGGCATACTACAAGTTGATGGAAAGCAAAAGTCACGTAAAGCAGATCCCAGTCTCTGACTTTGAAAGCAAAT CGTTCCGCTCCTTTGTGAGCAAAAACATACGGTATTGGACGGAGCTGGCCCTGGACCGCCTTCTGTGGACCGAAGCGCCGCTGTACGTGATGCACTACGAACGTCTGGTGCAGGAGCCCATCAAGGAGCTCACcgccctcctcgccttcctcgg GGTGCCTTGGGACGAGGGCAGGATGGAGTGCATCGCCTCACACTTGGACGGCAGCTTCAAAAGGAAAGGCAACGCGGCCTTCGACCCCTATACCGCCGAGGAGAAGGCGGCGATGGCGATAGAGGCGGCAGCTGTCAACAGGACCCTCCTGATGATGGGCTACCCACCCCTTCCGACCTACCACTGA
- the LOC126981002 gene encoding WSC domain-containing protein 1-like isoform X5, which produces MTTARGEAMINLKRFLCPVVVVVAITCLVLLYFSSFRQSGVTTMSEEVSKNNDTGGGAVTDMMRLLHGSVERVLVDGQLPVDPWEEKSMRLWGSDPHGSPCSKYKTRFGKRLPPVWLASFAGSGNTWTRYLLEAASGVFTGSIYRDKRLIDKGYLGENDDVTSKRTLVQKIHEIPPCTLKDNMCPENNRTIPTVLLLRNPANAILAYYKLMESKSHVKQIPVSDFESKSFRSFVSKNIRYWTELALDRLLWTEAPLYVMHYERLVQEPIKELTALLAFLGVPWDEGRMECIASHLDGSFKRKGNAAFDPYTAEEKAAMAIEAAAVNRTLLMMGYPPLPTYH; this is translated from the exons ATGACGACGGCAAGAG GAGAGGCAATGATCAACCTGAAGCGGTTTTTATgcccagtggtggtggtagtcgccATCACCTGTCTGGTACTGCTTTATTTCTCAAG CTTCCGTCAGTCTGGCGTCACCACAATGAGTGAAGAAGTCTCGAAGAACAACGACACAG GTGGAGGGGCGGTGACGGATATGATGCGCCTCCTTCACGGCAGCGTTGAGAGAGTGcttg TTGACGGTCAGCTGCCTGTGGACCCTTGGGAGGAGAAGTCGATGAGACTCTGGGGCAGCGATCCTCACGGGAGCCCGTGTTCCAAGTACAAAACAAG GTTCGGGAAACGGCTACCGCCGGTGTGGCTGGCTTCGTTCGCTGGCTCTGGCAACACCTGGACGCGCTACCTACTAGAGGCGGCGTCGGGCGTCTTCACCGGCTCCATCTACCGGGACAAGAGGCTCATTGATAAAG GTTATCTTGGAGAGAATGATGATGTTACCAGCAAGCGAACCCTTGTGCAGAAAATACACGAGATTCCACCATGCACGCTCAAGGACAACATGTGCCCGGAAAACAACCGAACGATCCCCACCGTCCTGCTGCTCAGGAATCCGGCCAA TGCCATCTTGGCATACTACAAGTTGATGGAAAGCAAAAGTCACGTAAAGCAGATCCCAGTCTCTGACTTTGAAAGCAAAT CGTTCCGCTCCTTTGTGAGCAAAAACATACGGTATTGGACGGAGCTGGCCCTGGACCGCCTTCTGTGGACCGAAGCGCCGCTGTACGTGATGCACTACGAACGTCTGGTGCAGGAGCCCATCAAGGAGCTCACcgccctcctcgccttcctcgg GGTGCCTTGGGACGAGGGCAGGATGGAGTGCATCGCCTCACACTTGGACGGCAGCTTCAAAAGGAAAGGCAACGCGGCCTTCGACCCCTATACCGCCGAGGAGAAGGCGGCGATGGCGATAGAGGCGGCAGCTGTCAACAGGACCCTCCTGATGATGGGCTACCCACCCCTTCCGACCTACCACTGA
- the LOC126981002 gene encoding WSC domain-containing protein 1-like isoform X4 encodes MINLKRFLCPVVVVVAITCLVLLYFSSFRQSGVTTMSEEVSKNNDTGGGAVTDMMRLLHGSVERVLVDGQLPVDPWEEKSMRLWGSDPHGSPCSKYKTRFGKRLPPVWLASFAGSGNTWTRYLLEAASGVFTGSIYRDKRLIDKGYLGENDDVTSKRTLVQKIHEIPPCTLKDNMCPENNRTIPTVLLLRNPANLVPYGRGGCGAMIECFKQSIILVQATNPSSHSAILAYYKLMESKSHVKQIPVSDFESKSFRSFVSKNIRYWTELALDRLLWTEAPLYVMHYERLVQEPIKELTALLAFLGVPWDEGRMECIASHLDGSFKRKGNAAFDPYTAEEKAAMAIEAAAVNRTLLMMGYPPLPTYH; translated from the exons ATGATCAACCTGAAGCGGTTTTTATgcccagtggtggtggtagtcgccATCACCTGTCTGGTACTGCTTTATTTCTCAAG CTTCCGTCAGTCTGGCGTCACCACAATGAGTGAAGAAGTCTCGAAGAACAACGACACAG GTGGAGGGGCGGTGACGGATATGATGCGCCTCCTTCACGGCAGCGTTGAGAGAGTGcttg TTGACGGTCAGCTGCCTGTGGACCCTTGGGAGGAGAAGTCGATGAGACTCTGGGGCAGCGATCCTCACGGGAGCCCGTGTTCCAAGTACAAAACAAG GTTCGGGAAACGGCTACCGCCGGTGTGGCTGGCTTCGTTCGCTGGCTCTGGCAACACCTGGACGCGCTACCTACTAGAGGCGGCGTCGGGCGTCTTCACCGGCTCCATCTACCGGGACAAGAGGCTCATTGATAAAG GTTATCTTGGAGAGAATGATGATGTTACCAGCAAGCGAACCCTTGTGCAGAAAATACACGAGATTCCACCATGCACGCTCAAGGACAACATGTGCCCGGAAAACAACCGAACGATCCCCACCGTCCTGCTGCTCAGGAATCCGGCCAA CTTGGTGCCTTATGGCCGCGGTGGTTGCGGCGCcatgatcgaatgtttcaaacaATCAATTATTCTAGTCCAAGCAACTAACCCTTCCTCCCACAGTGCCATCTTGGCATACTACAAGTTGATGGAAAGCAAAAGTCACGTAAAGCAGATCCCAGTCTCTGACTTTGAAAGCAAAT CGTTCCGCTCCTTTGTGAGCAAAAACATACGGTATTGGACGGAGCTGGCCCTGGACCGCCTTCTGTGGACCGAAGCGCCGCTGTACGTGATGCACTACGAACGTCTGGTGCAGGAGCCCATCAAGGAGCTCACcgccctcctcgccttcctcgg GGTGCCTTGGGACGAGGGCAGGATGGAGTGCATCGCCTCACACTTGGACGGCAGCTTCAAAAGGAAAGGCAACGCGGCCTTCGACCCCTATACCGCCGAGGAGAAGGCGGCGATGGCGATAGAGGCGGCAGCTGTCAACAGGACCCTCCTGATGATGGGCTACCCACCCCTTCCGACCTACCACTGA